The genomic interval ACCGGTCTTCGGCCGGCGCGCACGACGTAGTACGTCCCTCGACGACTCCTCCGCGCGAAAGAGCTGACCTCTCATGGCGAACACCCGTACCTTCTCCGCTGCCGTCCCCCAGCCTCCGTCCGTCGTCGGCCGTCATCGGCTGCGCGCCGTCGACCGGGACGAGGTGGTCCGTAACGGCAGGCCGTTCGATGTGGCGGACTTGCTTCCGCCGGGCGCCACTTGGCTGCCCGCGCCCCAGCACACGCTGCCCACACTGCCGGGCCGGCCGCCGATGATCGGCTACCTCGTGCTCGTACCGGCCGATCAGCAGACTGCTGCCGTTACTGGCGTAATGCCCGCGGAGTCCGGGGACTTCGGACCTGTGCGGATCGACACTGTCCAGCGCACCGCCGCCGTCGACGGGCGGGCGCTGGATCTGACGTATCTCGAATTCGAGCTGCTCGCGCACCTGGTGGCGCATCCCAACCGGGTGCACACCCGCGATCAGTTGGTGACCACCGTGTGGGGTTACGGGCATGTGGGCGACGGCCGGACCGTCGACGTCCACATCGCCAGGCTGCGGCGCAAGCTGGGGGCCGAGCACCGCGCCACGATCCAGACGGTGCGGCGGGTCGGTTACAAGTACACCGTTCCCGCGCACTGAGTACGAGCCAGCACGCGCGCGCTACCGCACCGGCTCCGTCGCCTCGCGCTGGTGCGGTATCGCCATCGGCGTCTCCGCCGGCGTCCCTGTCGGCGTCCCTGTCGGCGTCTCGCCCTGCTGCACTGTCACGGTCCGCTTCGGGGCGGGAACCCTGATGCCCTCGGCCCGGTACCGCTGGTGCAGGCGCTTGATGAACTCGTGCTTGATCCGGTACTGGTCGCTGAACTCGCCGACGCCGAGGATCACCGTGAAGCTGATCCTGGAATCGCCGAACGTGTGGAAGCGGACGGCCGGTTCATGGTCGGGGACCGCGCCCGTGATGTCCGTCATCACGCTCTCCACGACCTCGGTGGTGACCCGCTCGACGTGTTCCAGGTCGCTGTCGTAGCCGACTCCCACCTGGACCATGATCGACAGCTGCTGTTCCGGCCGGCTGAAGTTGGTCATGTTGGTGCCGGCGAGCTGCGCGTTCGGGATGATCACCAGGTTGTTCGACAGGTTGCACACCACGGTGTTGCGCCAGTTGATGTCGACGACGTAGCCCTCCTCGCCGCTGCTGAGGCGGATGTAGTCACCCGGCTGCACCGTCTTCGCGGCGAGGATGTGCACGCCCGCGAACAGATTGGCCAGCGTGTCCTGCAGCGCGAGAGCCACCGCCAGACCGCCTACACCCAGCGCCGTCAGCAGCGGCGCGATGGAAACGCCGACGGTCTGGAGTACGACGAGGAAGCCCATGGCAAGCACCACGACGCGCGTGATGTTGACGAATATGGTGGCGGAACCGGCCACTCCCGACCTGGATGTCGCCAGGGACTGCACCAGACCGGCGATCACCCGGGCCGCCGTGAGGGTCCCGGCGATGATGAGCAGGGCGGTCAGCGCCGTGTTGACGTTGCGTCCGGTCGTGGGGGTCAGCGGAAGCGCTGCCGCGGCCGCCGCGGCGCCGGCTGCCACCGCCGCCCAGGGGACCAGGGTCCGCAGGGCGTCGACGATGACGTCGTCTCCGCTCCACCGCGTCCTGCTGGCCCGTTCTCCCAGCCACTTCAGGGTCGCTCGCAGGAGCAGGCCTGCCGCGATGCCGACGGCCACCGCGATTCCGGCGACGATCACGTCGTGCAGTGTGAGGGCCCGGTACATGTAGGTGTCTCCCGTGGTCCGATAGGTGCGCGGTCGTGGCGCGGGCGTACGGACGAGGTCCTGCACGGACGAAGTCCGACGCCGTCCGACGCCTCCGACGCCGACGTCATCCTGCCGCATGCGGTCGGCCGGGTCGCAGGTGCCCCCACCTGGGCTCTTCCCTCAAGTTCGGCTCGTACAGGCATTGTTCGGCGGGGGCGGCGGTCCGGCCTGCCGCTTGCGCGGGGCGGGGAGGCCGCCCGTACCCGGGCAGCCTCCCCGCCCCCTGCCTCAGGCCGCCGTCCGCGTGCGGGCGCGCGACACCATGCCCAGCACCGCGTCCACCACCAGGAACACCAGCAGGCTGATGCCGAGCAGCGGTACGAACCAGCCGACCAGGGCCGTGACCGCCGCCAGCGGCAGCAGTGCCGTGACCGGCACCTTGCGCCAGGCGCCGCGCGGCATCGGCCGGCCCGCGCTCAGCCTGCGCTCCTTCGTCGGCCTGCGCAGCCACCACATGCGGTAGCCCCAGACGATCAGCATGATCAGGGCGAACGCGAGGGCAGCCAGGGCCAGCTGGTTGGCGAGGCCCAGGAACAGTCCGGTGTGGGCGTCGATCCCGAACCGGGTCAGCTTGGCGAGCAACGGATAGTCGGCGAAGCGCAGTTCGTCCATGACCTTGCCGTCGGCCGGGTCGACGGCGACCGAGTCGAGGTGGACCGGAACCTGCTTGTCGGTCTCCTTGACGACGTAACCGCTGCCGTCGGCCGGCAGGATCACCGAGAGCTCGCCCTCGATGCCGGCGGCGCGGGCGGACGCCAGCGCCTTGTCGATGCCGACATCCATCCCGGTCATGGCCTCACCGGGACCGGCGCCGCCGTGCCCTGCGTGTTCGCCGCCACCGTCTCCGGCGCCCTCGGACAGCGCCGCCGAGACCACCGGGGTGGCGCCGCCGAGCTGGTCCTGCACGGCGCCGATGTTCTCGCCCGCGTACCGGGACCAGGTCAGGCCGGTCGCCGAGAGCAGTACGAGCCCGAGCACCGCCCACATGCCGATCGTGCCGTGCCAGGACAGCGTCCGGCGCCGGCCGGCGGTCCCGCGCCGCGAGGGCAGGAGCAGGCCGCGGACCCCGCCGCGCTGCGAACGCCTGCGCCCGACCCACAGCGCCACGCCGCCGAGCGCGACCACCCAGAGCCAGCTGGCGGCCAGTTCGCTGTAGTAGCGGCCGAGGTCGCCGAGGTGGAGGTCGCGGTGGAGTTCGTCGAGCCAGGTACGCAGCGGCAGGGCGCCGGAACCGCCGAAGCTGGTCAGCTCGCCCCGTACCTCCGCGGTGTACGGATTGACGAAGACGGCGAGCGACTTGCCCTCCTCGACCTCGGGCGTCGTCATCAGCACGCGGGTCGTGGCACCGTCCTGCGCCGAAGGCCAGACGGCGGTCACGGTGCCCTCGGGGTGGGCCTCGCGGGCGGCGGCGAGCTGCTCGCCGAGCGGTACGGAGCGGTCGCCGACCGGGACTTCCAGCTCATGGCTGTAGATGAATTTCTCCGCCTGGAAGGAGAGTGAGTAGAGCAGCCCGCTGACGGCGGCGATCAGCAGGAGCGGCGCTATGAGCAGGCCGGCATAGAAGTGGATGCGCAGGACGAGGGGGCGCAGGGCGCTCCAGGTGCTTCGGCGCTCGGTGGCCGCCGGAGCGTCGGCGGCGTCCGTCCCTTGTGCGGGTTGTACGGGGTCGTCAATGGCCATGACTGTCCTCGGGGTTGTCGACTGGTGACATGGGGGCGTGGAGCCCGGGGCATGGGAATCGGCCCCCTGGTCACTCGGTCAGACAGAGGAGAGCGCGGGGGCCGTGGCGCGGGGTACGGATCCCCACGGCGGCCCGCGCCGCGACAGCGTGTGCGCGAGTACGACGCCCGGCCGCAGGCGGTGGGCCGTGCGGGGCCCGCGCGGCCGTGCGCGGTGCGGCAGTTCGGGGACGCGTACGACGGCCACCAGCAGCCGCAGCGGAGTGAAGGCGAGCGCACCGATGGCGTGCGCGAGCTTGAAGAAGGCCGCTTCGCCGCGCGCGAGCCACAGTCCGCAGAGGAGCGCGGCGGCGAGGTGGGCGCCGGTCATCGCCAGCGACGAGCCCTGGACCTGGGCGACTTGTGCCTGGACGTGTGCCTGGACCTGGCCGGCGTCGGCCGCCATCGCCATCGTCTCCGGGTCCATCGGCGGCATGTGGGCGACGGGCATCCGGTGGTGACCGCCGTCCGCGCCCTGTGCCGTACCGAAGATCAGGTGCAGTGCGCCCTGTACGGCGAGGAGTCCGCCGCCGACGGCGAAGATCCCGCGCCGCCGACGGCCCGCGGTCCAGGCGAGGCCGCCCGTCACCGCGAAGGCCGCCAGCAGTCCCGATACCGGAACTTCATGACCAGACATGAACGAATGCCCCACGGCGGTCGTAATGACGCAGACCGCCGCGAAGAGTGCGGCTCGCAGTGCGCGCATCGGCGACCGGGCGTCCGTCATGGTCCGCTCATGTTGCCATCCCGGCGGCCCCGGTGGGGTCATAGGTGCAGCCCACAGCTGGGTGGCAGCGGTCGCGGGCTGCCGTTCAGGGGTGGTGCTGGGTACACCCCGGGACCGGGGGCCGGACCCAATGCCTCCGGCGGGTCGCACCGGCAAGACTGTGGGACATGCCCGGCGCACGGGCCGCCGATGAGAGGGTTGACCACCATGATCGCGACGAAGATACGCAGCGCATTCCTGGCAGCGGTACGAGGACTGGCCCTGTCGGTCGTTACGCTCGCAGGCTCGATCACGCTGTTCGTGTTCACGGTGATCTCGCTCTCGCTCATCGTGATCGGCATCGGCCTCTTCACCACCCCCGTCGTGCTGACCGCTCTCCGTGCGTATGCCAATCAGCGGCGACTGTTCGCGGCCAAGTGGTCGGACGTGCGCATCCCCGTCCCGTACCGCCCGATGCCCGCCGACCTGCGCTCCGGCATCACCGGCCAGGTCGAGCGGTGCATGCTGATGCTGAAGGACCCGGCGACCTGGCGGGACGTGCTGTGGCTGCTGAGCGACATGACGGCGGGCTTCGTCACGGCGGTGGTACCTGCCGCGCTGTTCCTGTATCCGGTCGAGAGCCTCGTACTGGCCGCGGGCCTGTGGCGGGCGTTCACCGAGGACGGCGCGTACTGGTACGGCTTCGTCCCCGTGGACAGCCAGGCGACGGCCCTCCTCGCGCTCGCCCTGGGCTGCGCGACCTTCGCCGTGTCCCTGCGCCTTACGCCCGCCCTGATGCGCGTCCACTTCCTCCTCACCAAGTCGCTGCTCGCCCCGACCAGCGAGATGACGCTCGCGCAGCGCATCGACCACCTCACTGAGACGCGGCACGACGCCGTCGACACCTCCGCCGCCGAACTGCGCCGCATCGAGCGGGACCTGCACGACGGCGCGCAGGCCAGGCTGGTCGCCATGGGCATGAACCTCGGCACGATCGAGGCGCTCGTCGAGAAGGACCCGGCCCAGGCCAAGAAGCTCCTCGCGATGGCCCGCGAGTCCTCCGCCGAAGCCCTGACCGAGCTGCGCGACCTGGTGCGCGGCATCCACCCGCCGGTCCTCGCAGAGCGCGGACTGGGCGACGCCGTACGGGCGTTGGCGCTGCGTCTGCCCATCGAGACCGAGGTGACGGTGGACCTCCCGGGCCGCGCCGAGGCCCCGGTCGAGTCGGCGGCGTACTTCGCGGTCAGCGAGGTCCTGACGAATGCGGTCAAGCACTCCGGCGCCGACCGCGTCTTCGCCGACATGCACCATGCGGACGGCATGCTTCGGATCGCCGTGACCGACAACGGGCAGGGCGGGGCGGCCGTCGGGGCGGGGTCCGGGCTCAGCGGCATCGAACGCCGGCTCGGTACATTCGACGGCATCCTGGCCGTCAGCAGTCCCGCGGGCGGCCCCACCATGGTGACCATGGAGATCCCTTGCGAGTTGTTCTAGCCGAAGATCTCTTCCTGCTCCGCGACGGCCTGGTGCGCATGCTCGAAGCCTTCGACTTCGAGATCCTGGCCGCCGTGGAGACCGGGCCCGAACTCACCAGGGCCCTGGCCGAGTTGGAGCCGGACGTCGCGGTCGTCGATGTCCGGCTTCCGCCGTCCCACACCGACGAGGGCCTCCAGTGCGCCCTTGAGGCCCGCCGCGCCCGACCCGGCCTGCCGGTGCTCGTGCTCTCCCAGCACGTGGAGCAGCTGTACGCCCGCGAGCTGCTGGCCGACGGCAACGGCGGCATCGGCTACCTGCTCAAGGACCGGGTCTTCGACGCGGAACAGTTCATCGACGCCGTACGCCGGGTGGCGGCCGGCGGCACCGCGATGGACCCGCAGGTGATCTCCCAGCTCCTCTCCCGCCGCTCCCAGGACAAGCCGATGGGCGGGCTGACGCCGCGCGAGCGGGAGGTCATGGAGCTGAT from Streptomyces spiramyceticus carries:
- a CDS encoding winged helix-turn-helix domain-containing protein, giving the protein MANTRTFSAAVPQPPSVVGRHRLRAVDRDEVVRNGRPFDVADLLPPGATWLPAPQHTLPTLPGRPPMIGYLVLVPADQQTAAVTGVMPAESGDFGPVRIDTVQRTAAVDGRALDLTYLEFELLAHLVAHPNRVHTRDQLVTTVWGYGHVGDGRTVDVHIARLRRKLGAEHRATIQTVRRVGYKYTVPAH
- a CDS encoding mechanosensitive ion channel family protein produces the protein MYRALTLHDVIVAGIAVAVGIAAGLLLRATLKWLGERASRTRWSGDDVIVDALRTLVPWAAVAAGAAAAAAALPLTPTTGRNVNTALTALLIIAGTLTAARVIAGLVQSLATSRSGVAGSATIFVNITRVVVLAMGFLVVLQTVGVSIAPLLTALGVGGLAVALALQDTLANLFAGVHILAAKTVQPGDYIRLSSGEEGYVVDINWRNTVVCNLSNNLVIIPNAQLAGTNMTNFSRPEQQLSIMVQVGVGYDSDLEHVERVTTEVVESVMTDITGAVPDHEPAVRFHTFGDSRISFTVILGVGEFSDQYRIKHEFIKRLHQRYRAEGIRVPAPKRTVTVQQGETPTGTPTGTPAETPMAIPHQREATEPVR
- a CDS encoding PepSY-associated TM helix domain-containing protein; translated protein: MAIDDPVQPAQGTDAADAPAATERRSTWSALRPLVLRIHFYAGLLIAPLLLIAAVSGLLYSLSFQAEKFIYSHELEVPVGDRSVPLGEQLAAAREAHPEGTVTAVWPSAQDGATTRVLMTTPEVEEGKSLAVFVNPYTAEVRGELTSFGGSGALPLRTWLDELHRDLHLGDLGRYYSELAASWLWVVALGGVALWVGRRRSQRGGVRGLLLPSRRGTAGRRRTLSWHGTIGMWAVLGLVLLSATGLTWSRYAGENIGAVQDQLGGATPVVSAALSEGAGDGGGEHAGHGGAGPGEAMTGMDVGIDKALASARAAGIEGELSVILPADGSGYVVKETDKQVPVHLDSVAVDPADGKVMDELRFADYPLLAKLTRFGIDAHTGLFLGLANQLALAALAFALIMLIVWGYRMWWLRRPTKERRLSAGRPMPRGAWRKVPVTALLPLAAVTALVGWFVPLLGISLLVFLVVDAVLGMVSRARTRTAA
- a CDS encoding sensor histidine kinase encodes the protein MIATKIRSAFLAAVRGLALSVVTLAGSITLFVFTVISLSLIVIGIGLFTTPVVLTALRAYANQRRLFAAKWSDVRIPVPYRPMPADLRSGITGQVERCMLMLKDPATWRDVLWLLSDMTAGFVTAVVPAALFLYPVESLVLAAGLWRAFTEDGAYWYGFVPVDSQATALLALALGCATFAVSLRLTPALMRVHFLLTKSLLAPTSEMTLAQRIDHLTETRHDAVDTSAAELRRIERDLHDGAQARLVAMGMNLGTIEALVEKDPAQAKKLLAMARESSAEALTELRDLVRGIHPPVLAERGLGDAVRALALRLPIETEVTVDLPGRAEAPVESAAYFAVSEVLTNAVKHSGADRVFADMHHADGMLRIAVTDNGQGGAAVGAGSGLSGIERRLGTFDGILAVSSPAGGPTMVTMEIPCELF
- a CDS encoding LuxR C-terminal-related transcriptional regulator, giving the protein MRVVLAEDLFLLRDGLVRMLEAFDFEILAAVETGPELTRALAELEPDVAVVDVRLPPSHTDEGLQCALEARRARPGLPVLVLSQHVEQLYARELLADGNGGIGYLLKDRVFDAEQFIDAVRRVAAGGTAMDPQVISQLLSRRSQDKPMGGLTPREREVMELMAQGRSNAAIAGQLFVTERAVAKHTSNIFGKLGLPVSDDDNRRVLAVLAYLDQGQNGI